A stretch of Episyrphus balteatus chromosome 2, idEpiBalt1.1, whole genome shotgun sequence DNA encodes these proteins:
- the LOC129908141 gene encoding citron Rho-interacting kinase — protein sequence MSDNREPISVRTTRLNNLILGNWKASTKNSRAVADAISREGLLDAFCLLYNECDKDALKKRDKNISEFVAKYRPIVDETNALRVSASDFTVKTLIGKGYFGNVHLAVEKTSGDVYAMKKIKKSVVTTSQVKEERDIMSRRSSEWITNLQYAFQDNEYLYLVMEYLPGGDLLSLMSRNGPFDEDLARFYLAELTLAIHALHSMGYVHRDIKPENILIDRFGHIKLADFGNAAALNRDGNVFSSSPVGTPDYIAPELLETISTCRLTKSLHSVSCDFWSMGIIGYELICEVTPFHEDNVHETYSKILTHCEESHSKEIISFPSDLKISTNFKNLILSLVTNPSNRIDYTQIRKHPYFENIKWDSLRHQVPPHIPNVNGEDDTSNFDDIERYKDRLSTYSKRPVTTNVKTNEFSGKDLPFLGYSFIHMERHDEVDNLSKINDDARITKLTLKLKELQIKIKDQMEEINSLKQGLLKAEQIAKHSDSQGKILNEAKDEITKMKNRLKEKTMELAACKTQMKTLQSTVKIEEEMWQKKEATITELLRLNRQKYEEAKIQSEQRYEKQIAEKKNEIVSVLSKLDARDNELMAKVEECQHLQEKMANYKKMLDTIKEQALSDQEEFEKNKKTLTDTYEQKMIEFRAMLRQEKDNKSRLTMELRDVRSELNDSICSSRSNQEVKIAADRNIDEMKRRLNREIEANNNLRSENARIQKESAEKEKAVVELKQAVEKLERELQVSECSRSLTQAQKDSESKASSPYQTAHGSLTDLRAIEEQLRSDLQVAKENEDTQRQRADNLQEVVEKLEEMVAKFSEQPKSVGDMLEKQNEKLEDKLAAAREQMIVERQSARTANLNLWKVEKQLEDVLHEKKLTQRRMELTEEKMKKIVGEKDNMERKMNDALAEVKHKETRINELKDEIGSLKREIQKEHKMWEKAEQERMKEKSEVVEQISNVHRLEERVSELRQKLLQTQQKHDFLSLENKKLLREVNEEREKSSNAIDSASEIQIKLKNLEDNYERLKYACTITDNQLTEVEAMLEAEQKRNQSNQEKIDALYKSVREKDETITKLRKTIHEEHANKLGAEGRINHLVGESDDLRLNLEQVQKKLIAQQNQLIEQTNQLFETQEKVEVLSTDSNNLQILNENYDKEIQILKEENARILTELFRSKEDCHRIQNELKEAHNEVSELRQEIEELNGTLAERQNYYVQRDIKSEATLGQHKKLIDYLQLKVEDLLQKKKKTLADKIFGTSTTSGKKENISPNAVEASILYRTLQEELKREKQKSKSLQEQINKITNGGSGTPTKNKSPLKEKTDKSENASVKRVSTGKRRTYQTHRFELSLQETNGTNGDCIACKEPIMAGSPYWKCKECKGATHRKCRSDVSTSCDGIESSVVPAEKDADNEKIENTDSLSLASKFSYEPTAPEQSESNFSTGYGGTLILNGTFHTPALEVNCAFEMIDNVLLLGCSNGLFTYHIDSKNLVHIGGIDSVNCIAITTSLAKAILVGSGGEYLYQCDLRHLQTRSQSNACMKPVLESSVLDLPFANRAANEKWQLVKISGEAENPVETVAVAATSTRIVILKYDLKMQKFKPVRALDTATSVSSILFTRHTAIVSSDKFFEIDFGTYTAEEFVDLSDQTLSHTRSCQPVVAIRVSQQEFLLCFMECGVFVDEYGCRSRPYDVNWEYTPTGFMYRAPFLYISHFQTVQILRLHRSYTNEIGDREQDTTDEEAGPPFQRTYLTLYMPTLVAESEKYNAYVVAIDKQSGHQEVHHLDAVKAFKENLNVSIETISSLATCVTLGSMATTVDSF from the exons GACAATGAATATCTCTATTTGGTTATGGAGTATTTGCCGGGTGGAGATTTGCTCAGTTTGATGAGTCGCAACGGACCATTTGATGAAGATTTGGCTCGATTCTATTTGGCAGAGTTAACTTTAGCCATACATGCTCTTCATTCAATGGGATATGTCCATAGAGATATTAAACCTGAGAATATCCTGATAGATCGTTTTGGTCACATTAAATTGGCTGATTTTGGAAATGCTGCTGCTTTAAATCGAGATGGAAATGTTTTTAGTTCTTCACCAGTTGGTACACCGGATTACATTGCTCCGGAACTGTTGGAGACGATTTCTACATGCAGACTGACCAAGTCTTTACATAGC GTAAGTTGTGATTTCTGGTCCATGGGAATTATTGGTTACGAGCTTATTTGCGAAGTTACACCATTTCATGAAGATAATGTTCACGAGACTTATTCCAAAATCCTAACCCACTGCGAAGAAAGTCATTCAAAAGAAATCATATCATTCCCGAGTGACTTAAAAATCAGCACCAACTTTAAAAATCTCATTCTCTCATTAGTTACAAATCCCTCCAATCGAATTGACTACACTCAAATCCGAAAACATCCATATTTCGAGAATATCAAATGGGATTCCTTGCGTCATCAAGTTCCACCTCATATACCAAATGTTAATGGCGAAGATGATACATCGAATTTCGATGATATCGAACGATACAAAGATCGCCTTAGTACTTATTCGAAGAGACCTGTCACAACTAATGTAAAAACAAACGAATTCTCTGGTAAAGATCTGCCATTCTTGGGTTATAGTTTCATTCATATGGAAAGGCATGACGAAGTCGATAACTTATCGAAGATCAACGACGATGCTAGAATAACAAAACTAACTTTAAAACTTAAAGAActccaaataaaaattaaagaccAAATGGAAGAGATTAACTCTTTGAAGCAAGGTCTTCTCAAAGCCGAACAAATTGCCAAACACTCTGATTCTCAAGGAAAGATTCTAAATGAAGCTAAAgatgaaattacaaaaatgaagAATCGTTTAAAGGAAAAAACCATGGAATTGGCTGCCTGTAAAACACAAATGAAAACTCTGCAAAGTACAGTTAAAATCGAAGAAGAAATGTGGCAAAAGAAGGAAGCTACCATAACCGAGTTACTTCGATTGAATCGACAAAAATACGAAGAGGCAAAGATTCAATCAGAACAACGATATGAGAAACAAATTGCTGAAAAGAAGAATGAAATAGTCAGTGTTCTATCGAAGTTGGATGCTCGTGATAATGAATTAATGGCCAAAGTAGAAGAGTGTCAACATTTGCAAGAAAAAATGGcaaactataagaaaatgctTGACACAATCAAAGAGCAAGCTCTGTCTGATCAAGAGGAatttgaaaagaataaaaaaacactCACAGATACTTATGAACAGAAGATGATAGAATTCAGAGCTATGCTCCGTCAGGAAAAGGATAACAAGTCCCGACTTACTATGGAACTCCGTGATGTTCGCAGTGAACTTAATGACAGTATTTGCTCCTCACGAAGCAACCAGGAAGTGAAGATAGCCGCTGACAgaaatattgatgaaatgaaACGTCGATTGAATCGTGAAATTGAGGCAAATAACAATCTTCGTTCCGAAAATGCTCGTATCCAGAAGGAGAGTGCTGAGAAGGAAAAAGCAGTCGTGGAGCTCAAGCAAGCCGTTGAGAAACTTGAACGTGAGTTGCAAGTTTCCGAATGTAGTAGAAGTTTGACCCAAGCTCAAAAAGATTCTGAAAGTAAAGCTTCCTCACCCTATCAAACGGCCCATGGCAGTCTCACCGATTTGCGTGCCATTGAAGAGCAACTCCGATCAGATTTGCAGGTTGCCAAAGAGAATGAAGACACTCAACGCCAAAGGGCTGACAATTTACAAGAAGTTGTTGAGAAGCTTGAAGAAATGGTTGCCAAATTCAGTGAACAACCAAAAAGCGTTGGTGATATGCTCGAGaagcaaaatgaaaaattggaaGATAAGTTGGCTGCAGCCCGAGAACAGATGATTGTGGAACGTCAATCGGCAAGAACAGCCAATTTGAATTTGTGGAAGGTCGAGAAGCAACTGGAAGATGTTTTACATGAAAAGAAATTGACTCAACGAAGAATGGAACTCACGGAAGAGAAAATGAAGAAGATTGTCGGAGAAAAGGACAATATGGAGAGAAAAATGAATGACGCTTTGGCAGAAGTTAAACATAAAGAAACTCGAATTAATGAGTTGAAGGATGAAATTGGTAGTTTGAAGCGAGAAATTCAAAAGGAGCATAAAATGTGGGAGAAGGCCGAACAGGAAAGAATGAAGGAGAAATCAgag GTTGTCGAGCAAATATCGAACGTTCATCGTTTGGAAGAACGTGTTTCTGAGCTTCGTCAGAAACTCTTACAAACACAACAGAAACATGACTTCCTCAGTTTGGAAAATAAGAAACTCCTCCGTGAAGTGAACGAAGAACGAGAAAAATCATCAAATGCTATCGATTCAGCATCTGaaattcaaatcaaattaaAGAATCTTGAAGATAACTACGAACGATTGAAATACGCCTGCACCATAACCGATAATCAATTGACCGAAGTCGAGGCAATGTTGGAAGCCGAACAAAAACGCAATCAATCAAATCAAGAAAAGATTGATGCTCTCTACAAGAGTGTTCGTGAAAAAGACGAGACCATTACTAAATTGAGAAAAACTATCCACGAAGAACATGCCAATAAGCTGGGAGCTGAAGGTCGTATTAATCATTTGGTTGGCGAGTCTGACGATTTAAGATTGAATTTGGAACAAGTTCAAAAGAAACTAATTGCCCAACAAAATCAATTGATTGAACAGACAAATCAATTGTTTGAAACTCAAGAAAAAGTTGAAGTTCTATCAACTGATTCGAATAATTTGCAAattctgaatgaaaactatGATAAAGAGATTCAAATTTTGAAGGAAGAGAATGCTAGAATTCTAACTGAGCTCTTTAGATCCAAAGAAGATTGTCATCGAATTCAAAATGAATTGAAGGAAGCTCACAATGAAGTGTCTGAGTTAAGACAAGAAATTGAAGAACTTAATGGAACACTTGCCGAACGACAGAATTACTATGTACAGCGAGATATCAAAAGTGAGGCGACTTTGGGACAACACAAAAAACTAATCGACTATTTGCAACTTAAAGTTGAAGATTTGTtgcagaaaaagaagaagacacTAGCTGATAAGATCTTTGGTACAAGTACCACATCTgggaaaaaagaaaacatctcTCCAAATGCTGTGGAGGCATCGATTCTATATAGAACTTTGCAAGAAGAGTTGAAGCGAGAGAAACAGAAATCTAAATCATTGCaagaacaaattaataaaataactaaCGGAGGAAGTGGAACACCAACGAAGAACAAGTCGCCACTCAAAGAGAAGACAGACAAATCAGAAAACGCATCTGTTAAGCGAGTGAGCACTGGAAAACGCAGGACATATCAAACTCATCGATTTGAGTTGAGTCTTCAGGAGACAAATGGCACAAATGGAGATTGTATTGCTTGCAAGGAACCTATCATGGCTGGTTCTCCTTACTGGAAATGCAAAGAATGTAAAGGAGCAACTCATAGAAAGTGCAGGAGTGACGTAAGCACTTCATGCGATGGCATTGAATCATCTGTTGTACCAGCAGAAAAAGACgcagataatgaaaaaattgaaaacactgATTCTCTATCGTTGGCTAGTAAATTTTCTTATGAACCCACTGCTCCTGAGCAAAGTGAATCGAATTTTTCAACTGGTTATGGAGGAACTTTGATTTTGAATGGAACATTCCATACTCCAGCTTTGGAGGTTAATTGTGCCTTTGAAATGATTGATAATGTACTTCTTCTAGGATGCAGTAATGGATTGTTTACATATCACATCGATTCGAAGAATTTAGTTCATATAGGTGGAATTGATAGTGTCAACTGTATTGCCATTACAACTAGCCTAGCTAAAGCTATTCTTGTTGGTTCTGGAGGAGAATATCTCTATCAATGTGATTTGCGACACTTGCAAACCCGATCTCAGTCGAATGCTTGCATGAAACCAGTCTTGGAATCGTCTGTTCTTGATCTCCCATTTGCTAATCGTGCTGCAAATGAAAAGTGGCAATTGGTGAAGATCTCTGGTGAAGCAGAAAATCCTGTAGAGACTGTAGCTGTTGCTGCAACTTCAACACGCATTGTGATTCTCAAATATGATCTGAAGATGCAGAAGTTTAAGCCTGTAAGGGCTTTGGATACGGCCACTTCGGTGTCGTCGATTTTATTCACACGACATACTGCCATTGTAAGTTCGGATAAGTTTTTCGAAATCGACTTTGGTACTTACACAGCCGAAGAGTTTGTTGATCTCTCCGATCAGACTCTCAGTCATACCCGCTCTTGTCAGCCAGTTGTTGCCATTCGTGTGAGTCAACAAGAATTTCTACTATGTTTTATGGAATGTGGAGTTTTTGTCGATGAATATGGCTGTCGATCTCGCCCATACGATGTCAATTGGGAATACACACCAACTGGTTTTATGTACCGGGCgccatttttgtatatttcacATTTCCAAACTGTTCAGATTCTTCGTTTGCATCGATCATACACAAATGAGATTGGTGATCGAGAACAAGACACAACTGATGAGGAAGCTGGACCTCCATTCCAACGAACATATTTGACACTCTACATGCCAACTCTTGTAGCTGAGAGTGAAAAATATAATGCATATGTTGTTGCAATAGATAAACAATCGGGACATCAAGAAGTCCATCATTTGGATGCAGTTAAGGCATTCAAGGAAAATTTGAATGTTTCTATTGAAACAATATCATCGTTAGCTACATGTGTTACACTTGGATCAATGGCTACAACTGTggattcgttttaa